Proteins from one Gossypium raimondii isolate GPD5lz chromosome 8, ASM2569854v1, whole genome shotgun sequence genomic window:
- the LOC105791999 gene encoding serine/threonine-protein kinase SAPK3: MEERYEPVKELGSGNFGVARLVKDKKTKELVAVKYIERGKKIDENVQREIINHRSLRHPNIIRFKEVVVTPTHLAIVMEYAAGGELFERICSAGRFSEDEARFFFQQLISGVSYCHSMQICHRDLKLENTLLDGSPTPRLKICDFGYSKSAVLHSQPKSTVGTPAYIAPEVLSRKEYDGKIADVWSCGVTLYVMLVGAYPFEDPEDPRNFRKTIGRIMSVQYTIPDYVRVSADCRQLLSRIFVANPAKRISIPEIKEHPWFLKNLPKELVEIEKTNYAESVRDQPSQSVEEIMRIIQEAKTTTAEGAKVGEQAAAGSSDPDDVEADLESEIDVSGDFEAPM; the protein is encoded by the exons ATGGAGGAGAGATATGAGCCAGTGAAGGAGCTTGGATCAGGGAATTTTGGAGTCGCAAGGCTGGTGAAAGATAAGAAGACAAAAGAGCTTGTTGCCGTCAAATATATTGAAAGAGGAAAGAag ATTGATGAGAATGTTCAGAGAGAAATCATTAACCACCGATCTTTACGACATCCAAACATAATCAGGTTTAAAGAG GTTGTGGTGACTCCAACACATTTAGCTATTGTCATGGAGTATGCTGCCGGCGGTGAACTCTTCGAGAGAATATGCAGTGCAGGTCGATTTAGTGAAGACGAA GCTAGGTTTTTCTTCCAGCAGCTAATATCTGGTGTCAGCTACTGTCATTCCATG CAAATTTGTCACAGGGATCTGAAACTAGAAAACACACTCCTGGACGGAAGTCCAACACCACGTCTTAAAATATGCGACTTTGGTTACTCCAAG TCTGCAGTGCTGCATTCACAACCAAAGTCAACTGTAGGAACACCAGCGTATATCGCCCCGGAAGTCCTATCACGAAAGGAATACGATGGAAAG ATTGCAGATGTTTGGTCTTGTGGCGTGACATTATACGTGATGTTGGTGGGAGCATACCCTTTTGAGGATCCCGAAGATCCTCGGAATTTCCGTAAGACCATCGGA CGAATAATGAGTGTCCAATACACTATACCCGACTATGTACGAGTGTCCGCGGATTGCCGGCAGCTTCTTTCCCGTATCTTCGTTGCCAATCCTGCCAAG AGGATTAGCATCCCAGAGATTAAGGAGCATCCTTGGTTTCTGAAAAATTTACCGAAAGAATTAGTCGAAATCGAAAAAACGAACTATGCGGAATCGGTACGTGACCAACCATCTCAAAGTGTTGAAGAAATAATGCGTATCATACAAGAGGCTAAGACAACAACAGCCGAAGGAGCCAAAGTTGGTGAACAAGCTGCTGCCGGTTCATCCGATCCCGATGATGTGGAGGCAGATTTAGAATCCGAAATCGATGTCAGTGGTGACTTTGAAGCTCCTATGTGA